A stretch of the Drosophila sulfurigaster albostrigata strain 15112-1811.04 chromosome 2L, ASM2355843v2, whole genome shotgun sequence genome encodes the following:
- the LOC133849283 gene encoding androgen-induced gene 1 protein yields the protein MTKSKKQLREQHAAREAAKANTERLETCNDAYTSGAFHYLRFLVHLLAAAQFAYGIYYYLFKLYWPKGLHEEEELKTRWGGKFKYLTFLDVVLQAIYHTVALLNDLFGDNSVTGVSKSLLRRLRDYFFATFAFPIAHNVATSFWVIYLWDRELIFPAELDAIFPSWLNHVVHTNVALLAIMDLFTCFRHYPSRLAGVTGNAAFMILYVIWVHIVKYFSGVWVYPLLEVLSMPLRFVMFGGLVGLSLVCYFAGEFINNIVWAPEFRLLQQKKVKQS from the exons ATGACCAAGAGCAAAAAACAACTGCGCGAGCAACACGCGGCTCGCGAAGCTGCTAAAGCCAACACAGAGAGGCTAGAAACATGCAACGATGCGTACACAAGCGGTGCATTCCATTACCTGCGTTTCTTGGTCCATCTGCTAGCAGCGGCACAATTCGCGTATGGCATCTACTactatttattcaaattgtattgGCCGAAGGGTCTGCACGAGGAAGAGGAGCTAAAGACACGATGGGGCGGCAAGTTCAAGTACCTAACATTCCTCGATGTCGTCCTACAGGCAATTTATCACACCGTGGCCCTATTAAATGATCTTTTTGGGGACAACTCAGTCACCGGCGTTTCCAAATCGTTGTTGAGACGATTGCGAGATTACTTCTTTGCCACGTTTGCATTCCCTATAGCACACAATGTGGCCACCTCATTTTGGGTCATCTATTTGTGGGATCGAGAGCTCATATTTCCGGCTGAACTCGATGCCATCTTTCCTAG TTGGCTGAATCACGTGGTCCACACGAATGTTGCCCTTTTGGCCATCATGGATTTGTTCACCTGCTTCCGTCACTACCCAAGCCGCTTGGCTGGTGTTACTGGCAACGCCGCGTTCATGATTCTTTACGTTATCTGGGTCCATATCGTTAAATACTTCAGCGGAGTTTGGGTTTATCCACTTTTGGAGGTGCTGTCAATGCCACTGCGTTTTGTAATGTTTGGTGGCTTGGTAGGATTAAGTTTGGTATGCTATTTCGCTGGCGAATTCATCAACAATATTGTGTGGGCACCGGAGTTTAGGCTTCTGCAACAGAAAAAGGTTAAACAgagttaa